gtctggtcaacTCATGTTCCTGAATGTTGCCACGTCTCGCTTTACTTATTGTGCTTCTCGCTCTGTCTCAGGAAAAACCTCCTCGGatactcacctggtcgcagtcctctGGTCTCCTGTGTTTTCGCTCTTGGATTTCCACAGCCATACTCCTCCAGCCAGCTGCCACGCCTCCTCCTGGAAAGAAGCCATACTCATCTTCCTCTACATTAAACCATCTAAACTTACCTCTTTGTccgagtctccttccgggttccagcgtttgggtcaCTCTGAACTTACGTCAAATCatgataaacttttttttttttttttttaaaacgagCAGAACTTCTACTTGTAAAGTAAAATTTTGAAATGTatcgtttttttacatttctgtgcCAGTGGTTTTGTTATGAAGTGTTTGTCAGGAAAGCTCAGGTTGTTTCAAGTAcagtataaataaagcttattctcaatttaaaaaaaaatcttttttttcattctatttactttatgctttttatttcttctttctgtgTTTCCAACCAACCAAATTTTGTTGTAACTGtcgcaaaaaaagaagagtgtgTAAACGGTGAGGCGGTCATGTGTCTACACTTCTCAGAAACCAGAGATCAGCTCACAAGCCTCATGTAAAAATACTGGATAGACATTTCTTTGACTTCATATTTAACTTCTGGATCTGAATTCTTAAGTTTGTCTCAAACTTTCAGCTTGGAGTTGAAGACGACCTGAGATGAGGAGGATGCAGCGTCCCATTTGGTGGTTTCCTTTGACATGCAGATTGTTTCTGTATTCTATGATTATCAGGTAATAAATCCTCTGAGATGTGAAGACTAGACTTTACACACTTAAAAAGAGTTCTTCAGAAAAGAACAATCCAGATttcatttaaactaaaaagCTGTTCAGGCTAAAAATCTTCAGTTATATTACATTTAGGTGCTCAATGTTTATTGATCTTTACAAAGAGAAACTTTCTACAAAACTGACAAGaaattgaggttttttttttccaaatccaaaGAATGAAAGGTCTCATTTTGTTTCTCAGTCTTTTGGCCTGTGTTGGACTTCCTGTTCTCTTCTTCTCTGCAGTCTGAGCTCTGTGGAGACACGGCACACAGACCTGAGCAGCCTGGCTCTGAGGGAGTCAGGACCTCTGCTGAGAGGTCTCCAATCCCTCAACAACCTGTCAGAGATGCTCCTCAGTACGGACTCTGACATCGTTCTTCCTGGATGTCAGACATTTGATGACATCAGACAAGAGATCGAGGACATGAAGCAGCACCTGGAAGAGTCAGAGCAGATAGCTGTTGGAGAACTGCAGCACCTCGATGAGGAGACTgagagtctgactgcagagcaAAGTTCTTTagagaaacagaagaagaggagagaagGTGAACTAGGAGACttgagactccagctgctctctcACAGGTCTTCTTTGCAGAGTTACAATGAAGCTCTGAAGACTGAGAAACGCAACCTGCGGTCTGCAGAAACAACTCTGTACAAcatgagaaagaaaagagatgaAGCAGAGACAATGAGAAATGTTGGAGTTGCCATGATGTTCATTCCAATTGTGGGATTGATTCCTGGTAAGTAAATCCACTGAACAACATCCACCAACAGAAAGTTTAATATGGAGTATTTCAGTCTGATTAGTGTCTCTTTTTCAGGGGCAGTCATGACTATTGTTGGTCAGAATGATCTAGACTCAGCCTCTGATCAGGTAGACAGAGCTCGCAGTGAGGTAGGGAGGTGTGAATCTCAGATAACGTCCTACTCCAATCAAGTGTCCCGCTATGAGGGACTCATCTCTCAAGCTCAGACCGACATCCAAGAGGCCAACAGGAGGATTCATGAAACTGGGCTCAAACTGCAAACCTTGTCTGTGACGCGATCAACTGTTGCAGACTTTCAGAGTAAAACTAGAAGAGCTGTCCATCAACTGGGGCTGCTGTGTGGAGTGGGGAGTGTGGCAGAGCTGCAGACCCGCCGTCTGATCCTGCTGGAGCCTGTGTTGAACGTGATGGAGGAAATGATGGCAGCTCTGGGACGGATGGACAGAGACGACCTGCTGCACTCTCAGAAGATGGAAAGCATCATGTGGGACATGAGAAACAACCAAAGGAGGTTGAGCAAAACAAGCAATCAGTGCACAGATAATTCACATAAAGATTATTGCTGAAAAATGACTAGTTGAGACATGAGTTGGAGAGCGGATTTCGTAAAGGATGCGAGTGCAAAGCTGGACAGGAAAACAatactaaaaaaacattttcattgaaaattccttttatttttacttgtttagCAATAATCAGaagatatgtttatttttttcaaattctcaTATATTATTGAGCTTATCTGTGTGCACACAGCTGTTAAGAGGACGAATGTTTCTGTCTCCTGttgctcctttttctttctctgtcatCTAAGGTGTCCATGTTTTTGTACTTATTTGAGCTacactctgtttttctttacaaataatGGCCCTActgctgcattaaaaaaacagttgatttataaaaaaaatacaatttgtgATCATTAGAGTCCTCTCCTTTTTACCTCCACAATTTCTTTAACTGGAGATCAAAATGACAGAGTAGGTCACACTTGAGTTTCAACTGTAACCCAGAAAAATGACTACAAGAGTTAAAGATTTACctgaaagttcatttttaattgatgttttttaaatactacATGCTAATCTATGAAACTAAATAGAACCAGCCTGTCTTGGCCAGCACAGAAATGTCTGTTCCTCTCAACCATGCAGttcatgctacattcacaccaaccCTTTTGGTTTTTGCACCACTTCCTGTACCAAGCTTTTAGTTTGACCTTCCACTTCCTGTTGCACCTCTCCCAAAATGTTTAGTTTCACTTCCACCTGTGTGTTACCCACATAAGCAGCTCTGGTTCACAGCTACTCTAGATCATCTGACTCACCCTGTGGAAAGTACCATTGCATCCATCCAGCTTTCACTTTGAACATGGGGAATTTACAGTGTTTCTTGTTAAAACTTGTGGAgcagaaacccccccccccccatccttcACAAAAACAAGTTCATTTAAGTTAAAAGCCTACCAAAGATTCAAGAATATAATCGCCTTGACAAAATCATCTAAAAGTGTGATGTGGGACAAGTATGAGAGAGGCTTACAGCCCTCTCTGCTGAATCCAGCACGGTTACGCATCATCAAACCAGATGGCCCCGTGTCATGTTCAGTGTTCATGTTCAGCTCTGTGGCCGaggctcaaaaaatgtttttagactttGGATGAGATTAAATGGACTACTTGAAGGTGAAGTATGGGGCTGTTCTGCCAAATCATTAAGTAGATACCGTATGTGTTCAGTGTTTAGAATGGGTATTTCATAAATGCACTCTATGGCATGGCGGGTTGTTTTTAGAGATAATTGCAGCTACTACACTGATGAGCAATATAACTTGAACATGAAATGTAAAGATAAGTTTTCACTTGTTCATTtcaataacccttgtgctatcttagatgacccccccccccttacattgacatgttctcccaccatgacaaaggtggataaaggtggaactttaaccttgacaaaggccccgcggcacaccagcatccaaaaaaaaaaaaaaaactcagtctgtattgatcgacagccagcccccccgcaatctcacgtgcatttttgtgataattgtggcagaaaaagcaggaagttgcattttttttttctaaaagatgaaataaaagttaagttagaaaattcaaaaacggtttgatgtgtgtgtttgttatggtggacgactcattgtacgctaagacgctgtccctttaacccaatgcatcatgggagatatAGTGCGAaaatctctctatctctctatctgaCTGTGATGACACCCACTGAAGCATTCTTTGGGGTAGACAGCAGCAGTTCTGTAGATGTCCCCGAGTGGCTTGTGGTCATTGGAAACTGTGACATGTTTCCCAATAATACATTGGTGAAACTTGGTGCAGGGCATGGCATGTGCCAGCACAGCTCCTAGTCCAGTGCTGCTGGCCTCAC
The Oryzias latipes chromosome 13, ASM223467v1 DNA segment above includes these coding regions:
- the LOC105355533 gene encoding uncharacterized protein LOC105355533, translated to MRRMQRPIWWFPLTCRLFLYSMIISLSSVETRHTDLSSLALRESGPLLRGLQSLNNLSEMLLSTDSDIVLPGCQTFDDIRQEIEDMKQHLEESEQIAVGELQHLDEETESLTAEQSSLEKQKKRREGELGDLRLQLLSHRSSLQSYNEALKTEKRNLRSAETTLYNMRKKRDEAETMRNVGVAMMFIPIVGLIPGAVMTIVGQNDLDSASDQVDRARSEVGRCESQITSYSNQVSRYEGLISQAQTDIQEANRRIHETGLKLQTLSVTRSTVADFQSKTRRAVHQLGLLCGVGSVAELQTRRLILLEPVLNVMEEMMAALGRMDRDDLLHSQKMESIMWDMRNNQRRLSKTSNQCTDNSHKDYC